The Pseudomonadota bacterium genome has a window encoding:
- a CDS encoding BON domain-containing protein: MIFLSARTISAAAACLFLVSGCVPVIAGGAAATAVTTSESRGFSGAVSDTQIQAELNDRWFKANVDMYDRLDMTIHKGRVLLTGAAKDEEQRARAVELAWQVNGVKEVYNEIFIDDGRTVLDSANDTWIRTQVSTRLTFDPEVKSQNYFVDTVGGVVYLLGEARDQAELDRALAQANSVSGVQRVVSYVNVAGTE, encoded by the coding sequence ATGATTTTCCTGTCTGCCAGAACCATTTCTGCCGCTGCAGCCTGCCTTTTCCTGGTTTCCGGCTGCGTCCCTGTCATTGCGGGCGGAGCCGCCGCAACGGCTGTAACAACCTCTGAGTCCCGCGGCTTTTCGGGTGCTGTCAGCGACACCCAGATCCAGGCCGAGCTGAATGACAGATGGTTCAAGGCCAATGTCGACATGTACGACCGGCTGGACATGACCATCCACAAGGGCCGCGTGCTGCTGACCGGCGCGGCGAAGGACGAGGAGCAGCGGGCACGGGCCGTGGAACTGGCCTGGCAGGTCAATGGCGTGAAGGAAGTCTATAACGAGATTTTCATCGACGACGGCCGCACCGTCCTGGATTCCGCAAACGACACATGGATCCGCACCCAGGTCTCCACCCGCCTGACCTTTGACCCGGAAGTGAAGTCCCAGAACTATTTCGTGGATACTGTCGGCGGGGTGGTCTACCTGCTGGGCGAGGCCCGCGACCAGGCCGAGCTGGACCGGGCGCTGGCGCAGGCCAATTCCGTCTCCGGCGTCCAGAGGGTTGTCAGCTATGTGAATGTTGCGGGAACGGAGTGA